The Primulina eburnea isolate SZY01 unplaced genomic scaffold, ASM2296580v1 ctg739_ERROPOS11973397, whole genome shotgun sequence sequence GGCAGTGTAGATTATGATGAAAAGGAGATTGATCAAGACCATCCAGAAGGAGACAAAGTAGAGGAAGAACTAGATGAGGCAAATATTGGTGAAGATGAAGAAGATGTCGAGGAGGAATTGGAAGATGTGATCGAAGAACTTGAACATGAAGAAGATGATGAGCGTGTTGAGGAGGAGCATACTGAGATGATTAATGCTGCCGAGGAAGAAGAACACCACGAGCTTGTCAAAGAAAGACGCAAGAGGAAGgagtttgaaatttttgttgGGGGATTGGACAAGGATGCTACAGAGAACGATCTAAGAAAAGTGTTCTGTGAAGTTGGTGAGGTCACCGAAGTTAGACTTCTGATGAATCCTCAGACTAAAAAGAACAAGGGTTTTGCATTCTTGCGTTTTGCAACTGTGGAACAAGCAAGACGAGCTTGTGCTAAGCTAAAAAACCCTGTGGTACTTTCTTGATAATGTAGTTGTCATGACTCATTATTTTACTATATATTGGGTCACTTCTTAACTACCCAAATCTCCAGGTTAATGGTAAGCAGTGCGGTGTTACCCCAAGTCAAGACAGTGACACTTTATTTTTAGGTAACGTGTGCAGGACATGGACAAAAGCAGCTGTAAGTAGAGTGTTTTTTGTTTATTGGCAATATGTTTCCGGCAAGGCTTTCAATTGCCGCTCACTGCTACCTGGTGTACTTCCAGTTGAAAGAGAAGTTGAAGCATTATGGCGTGGAGAATTTTGAGGACTTAACGTTGGTCGAAGACAGTAACAATGTGGGGATGAATCGTGGTTTTTCCTTCTTGGAGTTCTCCTCACGGGTTGATGCCATGGATGCTTGTAAGCTTCTACAGAAAAGAGATGTGGTGTTTGGTGTTGATAGGCCTGCCAAAGTTTCCTTTGCGGATTCGTTTATTGACCCTGGTGATGAAATAATGGCTCAGGTACATAAGTGGATGAACTTTCTACTTGGCTAAAGGGGGTGGAGTTCCCTGCTTAGTTGAAGCTTTATTTCCGTCCATACTACCATTTGTTGTATGCCGCAATTATTGATCCGAGAAACATCTCTGGTGGTGTCTTGACAAGTGTCTTTCTGTTTAGAATAGTCCCTTGACCCCCTTTGAAATACTTATTTTCCAATTGTTGTTACGAGTTGATCTACTTCTGACTTGACCATAGCTGATACGTTGACACTTATCACCTGCTTATGTATATATTTTGGGCATCTAGTTTAACCAATATATGTGTATACGTACATGCTCTCTCACCCACAGAAGAAAGGAAAAAACTGTTTTGGCAAATTTTATGCAATTAAAGTTCTGTATTTCTCTGTTTATTCTTTTCTTGGGATAATGAGATGTCTTATTTGGCTTGTGGTTTTAGATTCCTTTCTTGAATTTGGTGCACTCGTTGAATGCTTTACTGATATTGCACTTCAAATTCAGGTTAAGACTGTGTTTATTGATGGTCTTTCTACTACTTGGGACGAGGATCATGTTAAGGAACTTCTTAAAATATATGGAAAGATTGAAAAAGTAGAGCTTGCCCGCAATATGCCATCCGCAAGGAGAAAGGATTTTGGATTTGTAACTTTTGACACCCATGATGCAGCTGTAACTTGTGCTAAAAGCATCAATAATGAGGATTTGGGTGAAGGCAATAATAAGGTTGTTTCTCGAACTTTGCTATGGGTTTTTTTATAGGTACTCCTGTGGGTTTTTTTATAGGTACTCCTGTGTTTGGGCTGTGTCAAATTGCTGCATTTTTCAGGCAAAAGTTAGAGCTAGATTGTCTAGGCCCCTTCAGAGAGGCAAAGGAAAACATGTTACTCGTGGAGATTCTCGACCTGTGCGCAGGTCAATTAGGGGTGTTAGGAGTTCATGGGGTCCTGTTCCTCGTAGCCTCCCTCTTCACAATTCTAGAGGAAATGGACCTCGTTTGCCACCTGTGGTTCATCGTGGATTCGCAAGGCCGGCAAGCATCCGAGAAAGAAAACCTGTTATGGCTGTTCCTTCGAGGAGCAGACCCATGCCACCCTTGCCCAGGTCTTATGATAGGAGACCACCTGGTATGCAATAGCTTTCAAATATGTTAGAATCGATTTTTCATTTTATGCACTGTTTTCCAATATTCTCTATAGTTCCACCATATGCCAAAGGAGGTTTGAAGAGAGACTACGCTCAACGTGAGGAGATTCTCCCTAGAAGTAGAGCTCCAGTGGACTATAGTTCCAGGGTGGCTTCAGATAGACGCCCATTGTACAAGAATGATTATTCTCCTCATGGATCAGGTTACCCTGATGTGCCTAGAGGTGGTACATCTCAACCTGTGAGAAGAGCTTACATTGACGATGGCTACAGTCAGAGGTACGAGAGGCCACCTCCGGTTTACCGTGAGGGGCGTGGACGTGAATATGATTCCATGTCTGGGTCCAAAAGATCATATGCTGCTATGGTAATTGCCTTAGCTTCTTGGTCTTTTCTGTGGAAATCTCAAACAATTGTCATACCGTTGTAATTCTGAGATAAGAAAATTAACTCTCATTATGCATACAAGGATGAAGTACCCTCACGCTATGGTGAGGCAGGAGTGCGTCATTCGCGGGCTCGTTTGGATTATGATACAGCTGGCAATGTTCCTCATTATGGGGATGCTTACAGTGACAGGTCtgtcaattattattattttttgtttgttaAACGCTGTTATCCTTCCCTCTCACCTTCCTTGTACATTCAGGCTTGGAAGATCAAATCTAGGATATGGTGGGAGCAGAAGCTCCTTGTCAGGTCATGATTCTCATGGGCTCAGTGATCGCCAGAGTATGGGTTACAGTGGAACTTTGTCTCAGGATTTAGACTAAACTgaacgatttttttttatagttaaTCTGACATCCCATTTCACAAGTTTTTTAGTGTTATTTCTTGTGTAAATGGCGGTTCTTTGATGAACCTTGATTAATATTCTTCTCCTTTCAGGCTCATATGGTGGTCGTGAAGTTAGTGGAATGTACTCATCAAACTTTGGCGGGGGTTATATGTCTCGTGGGAATGATGTATGTTTGTAGTCCCTATAGCACCTTCTCGTATCCATTTCTTGAAATGGCATTCTAACTCATGATTCTCTATGAATTTTGTAGGTTGGTGGTAGTTCTTACTCATCACTCTATTCCGGGCGCAGTTTAGGTGGTAATAGTTATACAGGAAGTGGAGGCTCTGGATCATATTATTGAGGTATtgtctttttcttatttttctgCTTGCTTGTGTGAAGCAGATAAAAGCTTCTATTCTCGATGTTATGGGCCGGTTTCAATTTTGATCATGGTGCGGAGTCATAGTTATGTACCCTCTTGCTGAGTGCTGCACATGATGGGTGAGGAGAATTATGATCGTTCTTGACATTGTCCATGACAGAGATTGGAATTGAGAAGAGGCTGTGCTTAGGATGTGGATTATTTGAAGTTATGCACTAGGATGCTTGCACTTCAAGCGGAAGCATGAGTTTGATTCTTAGACAGCCTCTCATTGGGTTGAGAAATTTTTCGGGTTGGATAGTGTAGTGGACTATTTCAGATCTGTGTTTGGATATTTTAATCATCCTGTGTATTTTTTGCTGTAAGGTATTCTGAGTTTCTTGGAAGTTGAGGAAGACTAAAGTTTGTGAATGTTTAAGGATTCTTGTTTTTTGGTCCCTATTTGAACTGCAAGGGGAAGAAGTGATTTATTTGTTTTAATGGGTGAACACTATGGAAAATGTTGAAAAGGGGTGTGACATTTGGTTCGTCACTGCTCAGTGTCATTATTGGACGAGCAAGATATGTGTGCTTTTGCAGTTTCAAAGTGATCTTCTGTCTCTTTTAGAATGGAAATGCTAGAAGAGATGAGCAAACAGCGTTCATCAAGTTTACTCCACAACTTTTTTTTGTTACTTTTTAATgattatgacaagatataataGTACACCATTTATTACAGTTTTAGGAAGCCTGAGGCATTGTATACTTGAACAAAAATTAGATGGCATCTGGATATGATAAAATTGGATTTTGAGATAATGTCTTGGAAGTTGGGCTTTCTACATTATTATACTACTCCTCCAGTTGTTCCTTTGAAAtttctatgatttatagatgcAAAATTTTGGGGTTAAGATAATGGACAAAACCCCGGTTCTTTATGTAGGCAATTTAGCCAAAATTGCTCAAACAGTGAGCTTTGGCCAGATAGGATTTGCTTATCAGCTGGTTTGGATTTGCTTTTTCTTTGGTGCGCCATTAGTTTGTTGAAATGACCTTATTACTTGGACGATTGGTTTCCCAATGTTTTTAGTGATGTGTTATTTTGCTTTCGCCTGCATCAGATATTGAATTTACTAGTGCATAAACCGGATCGAAGCACCGATGTTTCATTAATGGCACTTGCTGTTGGCCACTATGGCTATGTTTTATGCTTGAAACAGTTTCATTTCGTTGGATCACAGCGAGATTGACTGTAAATGTTTCTGAATAACAAACTGATCGCACCGAAGGAAATAAATGTGCACGGCTTTTAACATGTTTTACGTGTCAGTGATACCTTCTTGGAATGGCCTTGTGTTCCTCAAGATGAAGGCCGAGGAACTTGTGAATGCGAGTTTAGTGCTAGTAGTATTTGAAGCATCTCTTGGATATGGCATTGGATGTTGATACTCTGCGTGGATAGGAAATTAGTGGTGTTGGATGCTTATCTTGCTACCGAAATGTTATTTCTGTTCTTTAGAAAGGCCCTCTTCCCAACACATGCTCACAACTGCCAAATCCACATTGTGCATATTTTGCTTTGTCTAGGCTTGATTCTGCCCATGCTCATATTTTGTTGGAAGTTGTGGTATTCCATGCCTACTACATGTCCTAATATGGTATTAATAGCTTCCAGAGCATGACATATGCTTAGGATCCGCAGAAAATATTCATTAACCTGATATTAATGGACTGGGAAATGGAACGAGAGATGTCGTTGACAAGGGTAAATGGATTATAGTTGCGATGCACTTTGTTTTTGCCCTTACCTTTTGAATTTAGATGGTAAAACGAGTTTCTCCAAGTATATAGCATTGCCCCTGGAGTAATAGAAGATTAATATATGTTTGACTGACCGTAAAAGTGGTAACAGTATCAGCTCTAAATTTTACTAATGTATTTAGCTTATGGCATGTAGTTGGTTCGatatttctttatttatttattacgtTGTAAATTAATGTCAAACTCAGAAGTTGACAGGTTTGGAAATCCCCAAGTTATAGGAGGTCAAGTGTTATGACATGATTAACGACAATGCAGTTCACAATACCATGTTTTACAGTTCACAATATAAAGGATCTAAATCCAAATTTTTAATGTCTGGACGAACATCCTTGGCATTTGTTTGGTGATGTTTATTTGTTCGGAGCTTTGTAAATTTATTCTCTGTTTCTAAATTCATAGTAGAACACGTCGCAAGTTTGCATTGGGACAAAAGTGGGTGCGCGTTGTTTTCTGTCTCTAAATGAAGAATTTTTTAGATGTTACTCGTGATTTTCCAAATAAGTGTTGGTTTTAATTTGACCTTTTTTTCAAAAATGTTTGTTTAAAGTTTACCTCTGTGAATACTCTAAATCGTACGTTCTCATCAAATTTCTTGGCCCGTCTTTGTTGAGTCAGCTTTCTTCCTATGAACTTGTAGTGTACAACTGCTCGAAGTCTCTAATATCGAGTTAATGATCAAGCTTGCAGTTTAAAGAAAGATAAATAAGATTCTCGACAATTTTGTCCAAGAATTTGCAAGGCTCAGCTCTTGTTATTTGGTATTACTCGAGTATTTTGCAGCAGTAGTCCGCGAATTCCATCATCTTCGCTGTCCTAACATATTTATCCCGTGGCGAATCTGCTAAATAATCCGGAGGAGTCTGATGCAGTCGTACGATTATTTTGAAAACCGGAGATAGTACAAGAAGCAATAAATATGAacgattatttttaataatacaaTTCGTCATATAAAAAGTAAGCACGAAAATAAAGCAAATGCATTAAAACCATCATATTTAATGGATGAAAAAAGTTGTCGATTCAAAAATTATGTCAATACTGTTTGAttgattttttaataaataaaccaatatttttttaaaaaaaaactttaaaataaactCCATGTGTCTATATTATTGTCATGCCAGCTATAGTTCCAGAACTTTACTCTCTGCTTATTTTATCACCAAATATAGGATggaatattataaaaaaaacagaTTTCTTAATTTTTTAGCAAAATTATAAGTGCAACTAACCTCTTTATTCCAAATCACCGAAAGGATTCACCTAAAGAATATTCCATAGTAATGGGCTGCTAGGGTTTTGGGTAGTGTATTCGGAGATCCACTGGTTCAAGTATAAATACAGCAGCTTCTTCGTATCATTTTTGCAGCTCAAGCTCTGCTTCAAGCCTTATAATTCACGTTACCATTATATTTGTCTTAAAAATGGAGCAGACTTTCATTATGATCAAGCCTGATGGGGTTCAAAGAGGCttggtttgtttgtttttactCTGTTGATAATTTATCTTGATTTTTCCATGGTTGGTGTTATGTATTCATGAAATTCTGTGCGGGTGATATTTCTTCTGCGAGATCAAAACTGTATGGATTACTACTGTGGGGTTTGGATTTaagtttttgagattttttgtctTAGTTTTGGAAAGTAAAATAAGGAAAGATAAGTAAAagatttttgtttttcttgAAATTAATTGAAGAATACAGTAGATCTGGTATGTTTTTGAGAAGAAGTTGTAGCTGAGATTTAAGGTTGCATGATTTTGTCTCTTTATTTGTTTTGATCGATTCAGGTTGGTGAGATTATCGGCAGGTTTGAGCAGAAAGGTTTCGCTTTGAAAGGTAGCGTTTTACCCAAATTACTTGTATTTTGTTTTTGCTTAGCTACAACAGCAACAGTAATGGTAGTCTGTGGATTCATGGTTACGATTCGTTGTGAACTAGTGCGAGTGCTTTTGCTTTCCTTTGTCCGATCTTTTTTTTTGGTTTAGTATTTCATGGGTTTTGGGACTTGGTTCTAATTTTGGTTAAAGATTTTTTTTGACACATTCGGTGAAAGAATTTTAAAAGTTGTATATAGAAGTTACTTTTTATCTCTCTCCTTCGATATGGTTTGGAAAACCAGGAAATCTATCTTGATTTGTGAGTCACCTTGTTCCTGTCCCATTCTAAAAGTATGTGCGAATTGTTTTAATGTATGTAGTGGATTTCCCAAAGGTACAAATTAGTGAAAACTCTGTTTTTATTCACTGTGACAAGTAAACATATTTTTGGGTCCGGCTCATTCACAAGGTGTTGAGATCAGACATTTTATACTTGTTTGAACGTGTTAGACACACATTATTGCACCAGTACAAGATAGGACCCATGGCAATGTGAAGATGATGGATGATCAAATTCTGCCCACTAATGTTCCACCCAACTTTTATAAAGTTGATTTCTTAGCATTTCTGTGTGCATGGTTTGATATCTTGCATCTGTTTTGGATTCAGGGTTAAAGCTTATCACTGTGGATCGTCCTTTTGCTGAGAGCCACTATGCAGATTTATCCACAAAGCCCTTCTTCAGTGGGCTCGTAGAATATATCATCTCTGGTCCTGTTGTTGCCATGGTTTGGGCAGGCAAGGGTGTGGTAACTACTGGCAGGAAGATCATTGGAGCCACCAATCCCGCTGAGTCTGCCCCAGGGACCATCCGTGGTGATTATGCTATTGACATTGGCAGGTGAATTTAGCTTTCTTGTTCATGTATCATGCCACACCAAATCCTACATAAGATTGATAATTTCATAGTAACCTGGATTTAAGGATTCGTTGCATGTTTTTTCCATTGAGCTACACAGTTTATTGCCTCGTTTTATGTTCGTATTATGTTTACTAAAATAGTTCAAACCCATGATTTTCCTGTGCTGGCGATCTTATTTATGTGCTGGAAAATGCAGAAATGTCATTCATGGTAGTGACGCGGTCGAGAGTGCAAAGAAGGAGATCGCTCTCTGGTTCCCAGAAGGAATTGCTGAATGGAGGAGTAGCCTTCATTCTTGGATTTACGAGTGAGCGTCGTCCTTGATGTGGATGCCTATGACAGACTATATGTATGGCTCGGTTATTCTATCCAACCGgactttgagttatgtcttcaaATTAAGTTTATGAACGTTGATGATGTAGTGGAGTTATTTCCCCCTGCAGTTGATAATAttcaatattttgatatttttgttttgttgCAGTAGTATTAGCACGATAATTCGTATGCAAATTGGTTTCGATTTTTAATCCACTCAGTTCGGTTGGTAGGGCTCTTAACTTAATATGGTCATTAAATCACGTGGGAAGTGGTGAAGCATCACGGTCGGTGTCTAACGGTTGCTTGGCCTTGGAGTTGGGGTGTTCTGTACAGTGTAAATGGTGAGACGTTGGGTGGTTTGGTTTTATGAAATTTGTATTTCAAACAGAAATCTGAACCACAGTTATTCATGAATCGAATTGAAATATGCTGGTTTGTTGTGTATTCTTtagtaacaaaaaaaaaatcataggcAACTAGTACTGCCAAATTTTCACTAGGGTCAAAATAagtaaataacataattttaagaaaaaaaaatatggttTGGCTGCATTTCTCAATTTAGATTTGGTTTCTATTTGGTTACCCTGGTGggcccggatcactcatgtggagtgatCCGGGCCGTTCCCTTTCCATGCAGGCAGGCATGATCCGGGCTGTTCCCTTTCCatgcaggcagtgcctgcatGGACAGGGTGAAATAATCCGTAGGAGAGTTATATGATTCGATTTTCATGTACGGATTGGAATCTTCAAAACTGTAGAGTAATGCAACTCTTGGtttttggttttttatttttttaaatctatACTGCATACATCTAAAACATAACTAACCACTCTTTGACTGCAACAAGTTATCAATCAACTAACAATcggataaaacatttaaaagaaAAGCATCTCAGCTCTGATTACTCTGCTTTGGCAAATGAAGGCAACTCTGCCTTGTGTTCTCCTCATTATTTCTTAAGAACAGATCAAAACAGAGAAATCACAAAATCCAGTACCAGATAATCAATGCGAAATGAAGATGGATCGAACAAAAAGATGCATCAACTACATGTTGACTATGTTGTGTCTTTCAGTTTTGATGGATGGTTGTCACACTATCGACCAGTGCCCTTCCTTCCGCTTTCCAATCTAGTTCTAACTTTCGCTGGCCCTAAACTTGATTGCCTGGTTGAGGAGAAAAGCTCCACTAGCTCTCTGGTATCCAGGAGGTGAGATCAGAGCGAGAAGCAGACCTCGTCCGGGCGTTCCCCCCATTGGGACACTCGATAACTTGAGTTTTGAGTAGTAGCCCGTATGAAGGCAAGTCTTCAAGGCGTGCTATGTCTTCTTGAAGAAGTTCCCTTTCCAGCTGCCGCCGGGTAGCTTTTATCACAGTCTAAGATCAAATGCAGGATGAAGCTCACTTTATATTGTTGGAAATGCAAAATTGGGAAAACGGCAGTTTCCTCCATCATGATAAAGATCGAATTATAAAAGCTATACATAAAATTACTCTTTATAATTAATTCGAGTAAACTGGACAACACTTACATTGAAATCCATGTAAGAAGCATGCGTAGCAAGCCATTGATGGTCCATTAACTTGAATGCAATACAGTATAGAAGGTCCAATGCAGATTCATTTTCTGTGGGGAGaaaaaattgaagaagaaaGCACCATAAATAATAAGAACGTTTTTGGAGCATCATTACAGTGAAGAGTGAATTAGTAGCACATGGACTCGAACCAAGTATGAATTCACGGAACCTTTCTCATAGGTTGTTGAGAAGCTGCAAAGACTTACCTGTtaaaaacttcaaaaaaatGACTCCCACTGGTGTACGAGGTTTTACTGCAAAGATGTGGCAAGAGATTAGCTCGATCAAACAGAAATGGGTCTGGCGTTTACTGACATACTATAACAAGTGAATATGATATCAATCTTTGAGACCCCACGGCAGAGTTAATACGAAATCCTGCAGTGCACCATACATATCATCAAGAGATTA is a genomic window containing:
- the LOC140821729 gene encoding nucleoside diphosphate kinase 1-like, with product MEQTFIMIKPDGVQRGLVGEIIGRFEQKGFALKGLKLITVDRPFAESHYADLSTKPFFSGLVEYIISGPVVAMVWAGKGVVTTGRKIIGATNPAESAPGTIRGDYAIDIGRNVIHGSDAVESAKKEIALWFPEGIAEWRSSLHSWIYE
- the LOC140821728 gene encoding uncharacterized protein, with the translated sequence MPPRMTKKTPPGPGNKRATRASLATSVNVQAHPEESNVKAEEAEEELPPTATQEKVTELGENVKAAESSYISPKKDVDARELVGEYEKDERIDFEDNDPGYEAEEYGSVDYDEKEIDQDHPEGDKVEEELDEANIGEDEEDVEEELEDVIEELEHEEDDERVEEEHTEMINAAEEEEHHELVKERRKRKEFEIFVGGLDKDATENDLRKVFCEVGEVTEVRLLMNPQTKKNKGFAFLRFATVEQARRACAKLKNPVVNGKQCGVTPSQDSDTLFLGNVCRTWTKAALKEKLKHYGVENFEDLTLVEDSNNVGMNRGFSFLEFSSRVDAMDACKLLQKRDVVFGVDRPAKVSFADSFIDPGDEIMAQVKTVFIDGLSTTWDEDHVKELLKIYGKIEKVELARNMPSARRKDFGFVTFDTHDAAVTCAKSINNEDLGEGNNKAKVRARLSRPLQRGKGKHVTRGDSRPVRRSIRGVRSSWGPVPRSLPLHNSRGNGPRLPPVVHRGFARPASIRERKPVMAVPSRSRPMPPLPRSYDRRPPVPPYAKGGLKRDYAQREEILPRSRAPVDYSSRVASDRRPLYKNDYSPHGSGYPDVPRGGTSQPVRRAYIDDGYSQRYERPPPVYREGRGREYDSMSGSKRSYAAMDEVPSRYGEAGVRHSRARLDYDTAGNVPHYGDAYSDRLGRSNLGYGGSRSSLSGHDSHGLSDRQSSYGGREVSGMYSSNFGGGYMSRGNDVGGSSYSSLYSGRSLGGNSYTGSGGSGSYY